Proteins encoded by one window of Lepeophtheirus salmonis chromosome 3, UVic_Lsal_1.4, whole genome shotgun sequence:
- the LOC121115017 gene encoding serine/threonine-protein phosphatase CPPED1 — protein sequence MGLIKPKNRLIDHGTFYDTSEDSSEDFFFIQAADTQLGMMSNWDTDTKSTKTDQYAKGLITWEKEIELCRKMVKVANAMSPLPEFIVICGDLLDAFPEKWPDVRNEQEKDFKAIFRESKVPVICVCGNHDVGDAPTTNSIQLYKKSFGDDFFSFWVKGIKFLVLNSQLFENIDSCKEEAEEHEKWLDDQLHYHSSNHKGKPLVVFQHIPWFINEPDEEKIYFNVSLPLRERMLEKFHSSGVSTIFCGHYHRNAGGFYKEMELVVTSAVGCQIGNDGHGFRNVHVSNSGKISHEYKTLDSYS from the exons ATGGGACTCATCAAACCAAAGAACCGATTGATAGATCATGGGACTTTTTACGACACATCTGAGGATTCGAGTgaggatttcttttttattcaggCTGCAGATACTCAGTTGGGTATGATGTCCAACTGGGACACTGACACTAAGTCAACTAAGACGGATCAATATGCTAAGGGTCTCATTACATGGGAGAAAGAGATTGAGCTCTGTCGGAAAATGGTAAAGGTTGCCAATGCTATGAGTCCTTTGCCAGAGTTTATTGTTATTTGTGGAGATCTACTAGATGCTTTTCCAGAG aaatggcCAGATGTACGGAATGAACAAGAAAAGgattttaaagctattttcaGAGAAAGTAAGGTTCCAGTTATTTGTGTTTGTGGAAATCATGACGTTGGAGATGCACCGACGACAAATTCCatccaattatataaaaaatcattcggTGATGATTTTTTCTCGTTCTGGGTTAAAG GTATTAAGTTCTTAGTCCTCAATTCACAATTATTTGAGAATATTGATAGTTGTAAAGAGGAGGCCGAAGAGCATGAGAAATGGTTGGATGATCAGCTACACTATCACTCTTCGAACCACAAAGGAAAACCTTTAG ttgtatTTCAACATATTCCATGGTTTATCAATGAGCCAGACgaagaaaaaatttactttaatgtaAGCCTTCCATTAAGAGAGAGGATGTTGGAGAAGTTTCATTCTTCTGGAGTTAGTACTATTTTCTGTGGTCACTATCATCGAAACGCTGGAGGATTTTATAAGGAAATGGAATTGGTTGTAACATCAGCAGTAGGGTGCCAAATTGGGAATGATGGTCATGGATTTAGAAATGTTCATGTGAGCAATAGCGGAAAGATTTCTCATGAGTACAAAACTTTGGATTCATATTCCTGA